The proteins below are encoded in one region of Corynebacterium felinum:
- a CDS encoding sugar ABC transporter ATP-binding protein has translation MTQPVPTRPELLRLENISKTFPGVKALDEVHLDLRHNEVLGLCGENGAGKSTLMKILTGVYTADPGGEIFINGARATVTGPRNAQEQGISIIHQELNLVPDMTVAQNIYMGREPKKGFVLNDSAMVRQATELLNRLAIDVNPKAYIRDLTVARQQMVEIAKALSFDCKILVMDEPTAALTDSEIETLMGLIRNFVSPETGMVYISHRMDEISEITDRITVLRDGKYVDTVVTNDTPIRDVIALMVGREIVTDIRPEPKNFDDAEVVLRVDKLSTRDLVKDVTFDLRRGEILGVAGLMGAGRTELARAIVGADPKTAGQIWVHGAQANLKSPADAVNRGIGYLSEDRKQFGLLLDMDVKANTALASLSNKYSQAGFIKESAIADDAKAQVKRLNVKTPSINQIIRNLSGGNQQKVIIGKWLVRDCDILIVDEPTRGIDIGAKDEIYALLDELCALGKSLIVISSELPEVLRICDRIAVMCNGRMTGILDNADASQESIMELATKFRDNSQPNTNPTNDDHQEVA, from the coding sequence ATGACGCAGCCGGTACCCACACGCCCCGAATTGTTGCGCTTGGAGAATATTTCAAAAACCTTCCCCGGGGTGAAGGCGCTCGACGAAGTTCACCTCGACCTTCGTCATAACGAAGTGCTCGGGTTGTGCGGCGAAAACGGCGCAGGCAAATCCACGCTCATGAAGATTCTCACGGGCGTGTACACCGCTGATCCTGGCGGCGAGATCTTCATCAACGGTGCGCGAGCCACTGTCACCGGCCCCCGTAACGCCCAAGAGCAGGGAATTTCCATCATTCACCAGGAGCTCAACCTTGTTCCTGATATGACGGTTGCGCAAAATATTTACATGGGGCGTGAACCCAAGAAAGGCTTTGTGCTTAACGACTCCGCCATGGTGCGTCAAGCAACCGAACTGCTGAACCGGCTTGCCATCGATGTGAACCCTAAAGCGTATATCCGCGACCTGACCGTTGCGCGTCAGCAAATGGTCGAGATCGCTAAGGCGCTGTCCTTCGACTGCAAGATCTTGGTCATGGACGAGCCCACCGCGGCACTGACCGACAGTGAAATCGAAACGCTGATGGGGCTGATCAGAAACTTCGTCTCCCCCGAAACCGGCATGGTGTACATCTCCCACCGCATGGATGAAATTTCCGAAATCACCGACCGGATCACAGTGCTGCGCGACGGTAAATACGTTGACACCGTGGTCACAAACGACACCCCGATCCGCGATGTCATCGCCTTGATGGTGGGGCGTGAAATCGTCACCGACATCCGCCCCGAACCCAAGAACTTCGATGACGCCGAAGTAGTGCTGCGCGTCGACAAGCTCTCCACTCGCGACCTGGTCAAGGATGTCACCTTCGACCTGCGCCGCGGCGAAATCCTCGGTGTAGCCGGGCTGATGGGCGCGGGACGTACCGAACTCGCCCGCGCTATCGTTGGCGCCGACCCGAAAACCGCAGGTCAGATCTGGGTGCACGGCGCCCAGGCGAACCTGAAATCGCCTGCCGACGCCGTCAACCGCGGCATCGGATACTTAAGCGAAGACCGCAAACAATTCGGACTGTTGCTCGACATGGATGTGAAAGCAAATACCGCACTCGCCTCCCTGAGCAACAAATACTCCCAAGCCGGATTCATCAAAGAATCCGCCATCGCCGACGACGCCAAGGCGCAAGTCAAACGCCTGAATGTGAAAACCCCAAGCATCAACCAGATCATCCGCAACCTCTCCGGCGGAAACCAGCAAAAAGTGATCATCGGCAAATGGTTGGTGCGCGACTGCGACATCCTCATCGTGGACGAACCCACCCGCGGCATCGACATCGGCGCCAAAGACGAAATCTATGCCCTGCTCGATGAACTCTGCGCCCTCGGAAAATCACTGATCGTGATCTCCTCCGAACTGCCCGAAGTGCTGCGCATCTGCGACCGCATCGCCGTGATGTGCAACGGGCGCATGACCGGAATCCTCGACAACGCCGACGCCAGCCAAGAATCCATCATGGAACTGGCCACCAAATTCCGCGACAACTCACAACCGAACACAAACCCCACGAACGACGATCACCAG